Proteins encoded in a region of the Mesotoga sp. BH458_6_3_2_1 genome:
- a CDS encoding carbohydrate ABC transporter permease — translation MKQRKSSIFLSYLFLTIALVVIMFPIYYAFTMSTFDEKEAYSFPPKFIPSIHAVDNFATAWKTVNMGRLIFNSAFISITVALAKIFLSMLAAFAFTYFGNFKGKYFFFAVILITHMLPLPIRIVPTYELMRTFGWVNTYRALTIPFFASATGTLLFRQLFMTVPSSLSDAARIDGAGPMRFLFNVLIPLSKTNVGALFLIEFTYMWNEYLWPMIVTNSNNMRVVQIGIKMLLASEAQAAEWNIIMAGAIIAMVPPLIMLLLFQKTFMEGFSLKEEK, via the coding sequence ATGAAGCAGAGGAAATCATCGATCTTTCTGAGCTATCTCTTTCTGACAATAGCGCTCGTAGTAATAATGTTTCCGATTTACTACGCCTTCACCATGAGCACATTCGACGAAAAGGAAGCCTACTCATTCCCTCCCAAGTTCATTCCAAGCATCCACGCTGTCGATAACTTTGCAACGGCCTGGAAGACCGTGAATATGGGAAGATTGATCTTCAACAGCGCATTCATTTCAATTACCGTGGCACTTGCAAAGATATTTCTTTCGATGCTCGCTGCCTTTGCTTTCACCTATTTCGGCAATTTCAAAGGAAAGTACTTCTTTTTTGCAGTTATACTGATAACCCACATGCTGCCGCTTCCGATCAGAATCGTGCCGACTTATGAACTGATGAGAACATTCGGCTGGGTCAACACTTATCGAGCGCTTACAATTCCCTTTTTTGCCAGCGCAACAGGCACGCTTCTCTTCCGGCAACTGTTCATGACCGTTCCCTCTTCTCTTTCAGATGCGGCGAGGATCGACGGGGCGGGACCGATGAGGTTCTTGTTCAATGTTCTCATACCTCTTTCGAAGACTAATGTCGGAGCACTATTTCTGATTGAATTCACATATATGTGGAACGAGTACCTGTGGCCGATGATTGTTACCAACAGCAACAACATGAGGGTTGTTCAGATAGGAATAAAAATGCTTCTGGCCAGTGAGGCTCAGGCAGCGGAGTGGAACATTATTATGGCGGGAGCAATAATCGCTATGGTCCCTCCGTTGATTATGCTGTTATTGTTCCAGAAAACCTTTATGGAAGGATTCAGCCTGAAAGAAGAGAAGTAG
- a CDS encoding ornithine carbamoyltransferase, with translation MSSILRGKDFITTQDFRRTEIDLMLDLSSDLKRRFATNDPTPLLPYQTVFLMFFDQSTRTRNSMEAGITQLGGHAHYLDPSTMQTAHGEVPRDTAMILSRYGHAIAVRHCKFKAGNPYLRSLAEHADVPILNLQDDVYHPMQVMADMMTIRERFGTNLSGLKVAITWAYAESHLKPLSVPQSQILLFTRYGMDVKLAYPKGFDLMPDIVDQARLNAEESGARFDILHDMDEAFKDADIVIPKSWGGFYVSEDPQEIMTEVRKNKDWICTPERMKVANKRAVYMHALPADRGREVVDEVIDGPQSIVIDEAENRLHTSKAVMALTMGGRP, from the coding sequence ATGAGTAGTATTTTGAGAGGCAAAGACTTCATTACTACACAGGATTTCAGAAGAACGGAAATTGACCTTATGCTCGATCTATCTTCTGATCTGAAGAGAAGATTCGCAACGAATGATCCCACACCTTTGCTTCCATATCAGACGGTATTCTTGATGTTCTTCGATCAGTCCACCAGAACGCGAAATTCGATGGAAGCGGGAATAACCCAGCTTGGCGGTCATGCTCACTATTTAGATCCTTCAACGATGCAAACGGCTCATGGAGAGGTTCCGCGTGATACGGCCATGATTTTATCGAGATACGGCCACGCCATTGCCGTCAGGCACTGCAAGTTCAAGGCGGGGAATCCTTACCTGAGATCTCTTGCCGAACATGCAGATGTTCCAATTCTCAATCTCCAGGATGACGTCTATCATCCTATGCAGGTTATGGCAGATATGATGACAATTCGAGAGAGATTCGGGACAAACTTGAGCGGACTTAAAGTCGCAATAACCTGGGCCTACGCCGAGAGCCATCTTAAGCCACTTTCCGTTCCGCAGTCCCAGATTCTTCTCTTCACTAGATACGGTATGGACGTGAAGTTAGCATATCCGAAAGGCTTCGATTTGATGCCCGACATAGTTGATCAGGCAAGGCTTAACGCAGAAGAGAGCGGGGCCAGGTTCGATATACTCCACGATATGGATGAGGCATTCAAAGATGCAGATATTGTTATTCCGAAGTCATGGGGAGGATTTTATGTATCGGAAGATCCCCAGGAGATCATGACGGAGGTCAGGAAGAACAAAGACTGGATTTGCACCCCCGAGAGAATGAAGGTTGCAAACAAGAGAGCTGTCTACATGCACGCACTTCCAGCAGATCGAGGACGCGAAGTCGTGGATGAAGTGATCGACGGTCCGCAATCGATCGTAATAGACGAGGCCGAAAACAGACTTCACACCTCCAAGGCGGTCATGGCTCTCACAATGGGTGGAAGACCGTGA
- a CDS encoding FMN-binding protein codes for MKGRTLIKVLVTVGILIAALLIIMFAFVVPKLEAGLKELDTLEFAPLNLSELDDGYYEGSFGAGIVSATVRVAVSGHEIKSIEIVKHNNGRGKPAEAITASVIENQSVEVDVISGATYSSKVILKAIENALNR; via the coding sequence ATGAAGGGAAGGACCCTTATAAAAGTACTTGTCACGGTTGGAATTCTCATAGCAGCCCTGTTAATAATTATGTTTGCATTTGTCGTTCCAAAACTCGAAGCCGGACTGAAAGAACTGGACACACTCGAATTTGCACCGCTCAATCTCTCTGAGCTGGATGACGGGTATTACGAGGGCAGCTTCGGGGCCGGAATAGTGAGTGCAACTGTAAGAGTAGCAGTATCTGGGCATGAAATCAAATCAATTGAGATCGTCAAGCACAATAACGGCAGAGGAAAGCCCGCGGAAGCGATCACAGCATCGGTTATCGAAAACCAGTCTGTCGAGGTGGATGTAATCTCCGGGGCGACCTACAGCAGTAAGGTAATTCTAAAGGCGATCGAAAATGCCCTGAACAGATAG
- a CDS encoding ABC transporter substrate-binding protein, with protein MKKLLVLVLLCLSVFAFGKTTINFWHAMSGSRLGAVDAIIEGFNAENPGIEVIAQFTGSYAETLTKAIASYRAGDQPHIVQVYEVGLQTMLDSNAIKPVFELSGPDFDWGDVIGPILDYYTVGDQLYSMPFNSSSAILYYNKDIFRAAGLDPNKPPSTFDELYEMGRTIVESGAAQGGISFGWPAWVFEQTHSVHGQFYANNENGRVGKATEVYFNDAFGVKVLAEWIKWAQAKVFMYGGREYDANQAFLTKQVAMLIQSTSSVSSIESKADFEMGTTFLPVMPGYPKGNSVIGGATLWVMKDHTDEEYEAIWKFFQYLMKTEVTAEWHKSTGYFPATNSAVKKLMDEGWFAENPNHLTAFLQILSGTRIPEAQGVRLGNFVAIRDIVDGAIENAIQYTGSDYEGEAKRILDDAAEKTNTTLEEYTLIYGK; from the coding sequence ATGAAAAAGCTTCTTGTACTGGTTCTTCTGTGTTTGTCTGTCTTTGCTTTTGGAAAGACCACTATCAATTTCTGGCACGCTATGAGCGGTAGCAGGTTGGGTGCAGTCGATGCGATTATCGAAGGTTTCAATGCCGAAAATCCCGGCATTGAGGTAATTGCTCAGTTCACTGGCTCGTATGCCGAGACTCTTACCAAGGCTATAGCTTCATATCGAGCGGGAGATCAGCCTCACATCGTTCAGGTTTACGAGGTCGGTCTTCAGACCATGTTGGACAGTAACGCTATCAAACCGGTCTTTGAGCTTTCCGGTCCCGATTTTGATTGGGGAGACGTGATTGGCCCTATCCTCGATTATTACACAGTAGGCGACCAGCTCTATTCAATGCCTTTCAACTCTTCAAGCGCAATTCTCTATTACAACAAGGATATCTTCAGAGCAGCCGGACTCGATCCCAACAAGCCCCCTTCGACTTTTGATGAACTCTACGAAATGGGAAGAACAATCGTAGAATCGGGAGCCGCACAGGGCGGAATTTCCTTTGGTTGGCCGGCTTGGGTCTTTGAGCAGACACATTCGGTTCATGGCCAGTTCTACGCGAACAATGAAAACGGCAGAGTCGGCAAGGCAACGGAGGTTTATTTCAACGATGCTTTTGGTGTCAAGGTCCTTGCGGAATGGATAAAGTGGGCTCAGGCGAAAGTCTTCATGTACGGTGGCAGGGAGTACGATGCCAACCAGGCCTTCCTGACCAAGCAGGTTGCCATGTTGATTCAGTCGACATCGTCGGTAAGTTCTATCGAGTCGAAGGCCGATTTCGAAATGGGAACAACCTTCCTGCCGGTTATGCCAGGCTATCCAAAGGGAAACTCTGTCATTGGCGGAGCGACCCTGTGGGTAATGAAGGACCATACAGACGAAGAGTATGAGGCGATCTGGAAATTCTTCCAGTACCTTATGAAGACTGAAGTTACTGCCGAGTGGCATAAGTCGACGGGCTACTTCCCAGCAACCAATAGCGCAGTCAAGAAACTCATGGATGAAGGTTGGTTTGCCGAAAATCCAAATCACCTTACGGCCTTCCTGCAGATTCTTTCGGGAACGAGAATTCCCGAAGCACAGGGAGTAAGGCTAGGGAATTTCGTTGCAATAAGGGATATTGTCGACGGTGCTATCGAAAACGCAATTCAGTACACGGGAAGTGATTACGAGGGAGAGGCAAAGAGAATCCTCGATGACGCGGCAGAAAAAACGAACACTACTCTTGAAGAATACACATTGATCTACGGCAAGTAA
- a CDS encoding dihydroorotase family protein, producing the protein MSYDLALENGTVCTGDRLFPANVYVTGEEVAVISSIREKFPARETLDCSGLFLLPGFIDPHVHLSLNLGRYTSVDDFDSGSALALSGGVTTLIDFLDPVSTLSDFEKAKKSRMQTAADSRVDYAFHVTLAGSPEFSAKEIAEAAIEARMPSIKIFTTYSSSNRRTGDGMIYRLLSLSRKLGFVLLAHSENDEIINEIASDYKSSTFRELSSLRPTISELSEVAKLALISLERNGQLYVVHVSSGETTRTLSSMGGDWRDFTKLETCPQYLLLNKEPLQGEEGYLNTYCPPPRSENERLLLVSAVQRGEISSIGTDHCPFLSQEKSENRAEYSKMPNGSGSLGLSFATLNTLLSGNLVKVSALLSANPARIFGLFPKRGLLAPGSVANIAVVDRDAEITASKSPFTRSDHSLYEGMRLKGSVETVIHRGKIAFRDGDVLLPKASGCFIQRGRVRWGEGSCR; encoded by the coding sequence GTGAGTTACGACCTCGCCCTTGAAAATGGAACTGTCTGTACAGGTGACAGGCTTTTTCCTGCAAATGTCTACGTGACGGGCGAGGAAGTCGCAGTAATATCTTCAATTAGAGAAAAGTTCCCTGCAAGGGAGACCCTGGACTGTTCGGGGTTGTTTTTGCTTCCAGGGTTTATCGATCCCCATGTGCATCTCAGTCTCAATCTGGGAAGATACACTTCCGTCGATGATTTCGATTCGGGATCGGCTCTTGCTCTAAGCGGAGGAGTGACCACTCTGATAGATTTTCTCGATCCCGTCTCCACTCTTTCAGACTTTGAGAAAGCGAAGAAGAGTCGGATGCAGACGGCTGCAGACAGCAGAGTAGATTATGCTTTTCACGTCACGCTTGCCGGGAGTCCCGAATTCTCTGCCAAAGAGATCGCAGAGGCGGCGATAGAGGCCAGAATGCCATCAATAAAGATCTTCACAACTTATAGTTCCTCCAATCGCAGAACGGGCGACGGGATGATTTACAGATTGCTTTCGCTTTCAAGAAAACTGGGATTCGTGCTGCTGGCCCATTCGGAAAACGATGAGATAATCAACGAAATCGCTTCGGATTACAAAAGTTCGACCTTCAGAGAGCTCTCGTCTCTCAGGCCCACCATTAGTGAGCTGTCCGAAGTCGCCAAGCTCGCACTGATTTCGCTCGAGAGAAATGGTCAGCTTTATGTGGTTCATGTTTCGAGCGGAGAGACCACAAGAACTCTCTCTTCAATGGGTGGCGACTGGAGAGATTTCACAAAACTCGAGACCTGTCCACAATATCTTCTTCTGAACAAAGAACCGCTTCAAGGAGAAGAAGGGTACCTCAACACTTACTGCCCCCCGCCCAGGAGCGAGAATGAGCGTCTATTATTAGTTTCTGCTGTGCAAAGGGGCGAGATATCCTCAATCGGAACGGACCACTGTCCCTTCCTAAGCCAGGAAAAATCTGAGAATCGAGCCGAATATTCGAAGATGCCGAACGGCTCGGGATCGCTGGGGCTTTCATTTGCCACTTTAAATACCCTGCTCAGTGGGAATCTTGTGAAAGTCTCTGCCCTTCTTTCAGCTAATCCCGCCAGGATATTCGGTCTCTTTCCAAAAAGAGGGCTCCTGGCTCCCGGTAGCGTGGCCAATATTGCAGTGGTTGACAGAGATGCGGAGATTACCGCGTCGAAATCGCCTTTCACCAGGTCAGACCATTCGCTGTATGAGGGAATGAGGCTCAAGGGCTCCGTTGAAACGGTAATCCACAGAGGAAAGATCGCCTTCAGGGATGGCGATGTGCTGCTTCCAAAGGCTTCAGGATGCTTTATCCAACGTGGACGAGTACGCTGGGGGGAAGGTTCATGCAGATAA
- a CDS encoding flavodoxin domain-containing protein, translated as MKTAIIYATRSGTAEKCSAKISEMLSGESTVVNIKKVSSPDLSGYDSVIVGASIRIGKVQKEISEFVQKNLETLKAKRLGVFLCMGAGEENFNEYLSQNFPKEFLDKCKAKGFFGGEFNLERLGFLSKMMLKAASKGKPQPHIIPGNIDRFVKDFED; from the coding sequence ATGAAAACCGCAATCATCTACGCAACGAGAAGTGGAACAGCCGAAAAGTGCTCGGCAAAAATCTCTGAAATGCTCTCCGGCGAAAGTACCGTCGTCAACATCAAGAAGGTCTCTTCGCCAGATCTATCTGGATATGATTCAGTTATCGTTGGAGCTTCCATCAGAATCGGAAAAGTACAGAAAGAGATTTCCGAGTTCGTACAGAAAAACCTCGAAACGCTTAAGGCAAAGCGCCTGGGTGTGTTCCTTTGTATGGGTGCTGGAGAAGAGAACTTCAACGAGTACTTGTCCCAAAACTTCCCGAAGGAATTTCTCGACAAATGCAAAGCTAAAGGTTTCTTTGGAGGTGAGTTTAATCTAGAGAGACTGGGATTCCTTTCAAAAATGATGTTGAAAGCCGCCTCAAAGGGTAAGCCACAGCCCCATATCATCCCGGGTAATATTGACAGATTTGTCAAAGACTTTGAGGATTAG
- a CDS encoding YgeY family selenium metabolism-linked hydrolase: MGVTKVSRDLLTKAESYREELTEFLRDLVSIKSFSAGEREVVQRIQKEMEKVGFDEVRIDGLGNILGRIGSGKNVIAMDAHIDTVEVGNEKLWKVDPFGGVVSDGVIYGRGASDQKAGMAAMVYGARIMKEEGLLGDFTLYVTGTVMEEDCDGLCWRYIIKEDGIIPDYVVITEPTNLNIYRGHRGRMELQVRTSGLSCHASAPERGINAIYKMSRIISEIERLNERLTDDPFLGKGTIVVTQIFFKSPSQNAVADECTIQIDRRLTAGETKETVIRELQEAVQMAGEEAEIVELFYERPSYTGTIYPVEKYFPTWVMEEDSEIVRKTVNTYREVFGEEPFVDKWTFSTNGIATAGVFSIPTIGFGPANEIFAHSPDDQCPVDHLVRAAAMYALLPLRLSQ; encoded by the coding sequence ATGGGAGTGACAAAAGTGTCGAGAGATCTTCTTACCAAGGCTGAATCATACCGCGAGGAACTTACCGAATTTCTTAGAGATCTTGTTAGTATCAAGAGCTTCTCCGCCGGCGAAAGAGAAGTGGTCCAGAGAATTCAAAAAGAGATGGAGAAAGTTGGATTCGATGAAGTCAGGATAGATGGACTGGGGAATATTCTTGGCAGAATAGGATCCGGCAAGAATGTGATTGCAATGGACGCCCACATAGATACCGTCGAAGTTGGAAACGAGAAACTCTGGAAAGTAGATCCCTTCGGCGGAGTGGTCTCTGACGGAGTAATCTACGGAAGGGGAGCTTCAGATCAGAAGGCCGGAATGGCAGCAATGGTCTATGGAGCCAGGATAATGAAAGAAGAGGGTCTTCTGGGAGACTTCACCCTTTACGTTACAGGGACGGTAATGGAAGAGGATTGCGACGGTCTGTGCTGGAGATACATAATCAAGGAAGACGGTATAATACCGGATTATGTCGTCATTACAGAACCGACGAACTTAAACATCTACAGGGGACACAGAGGAAGAATGGAACTTCAAGTGAGAACCTCGGGACTCTCCTGTCACGCGAGCGCTCCCGAGCGAGGAATTAACGCAATATACAAGATGAGCCGAATCATTTCAGAAATCGAGAGACTGAATGAAAGGCTCACGGACGATCCCTTCCTGGGCAAGGGAACGATAGTCGTGACACAGATATTCTTCAAATCCCCTTCGCAGAACGCCGTTGCCGACGAGTGCACTATTCAGATCGACAGGAGGCTGACAGCCGGGGAGACAAAAGAGACGGTTATCAGAGAGCTGCAAGAGGCCGTTCAAATGGCCGGAGAAGAGGCTGAAATTGTCGAACTCTTCTATGAAAGACCTTCCTATACGGGAACCATTTATCCAGTCGAGAAGTATTTCCCGACATGGGTAATGGAAGAGGACAGCGAAATAGTGCGGAAGACGGTAAACACCTACAGAGAAGTTTTCGGAGAGGAGCCTTTCGTTGACAAATGGACATTCTCAACCAACGGAATCGCAACCGCCGGTGTTTTCTCGATCCCAACAATTGGATTTGGCCCTGCAAATGAGATCTTCGCACACAGTCCCGACGATCAATGCCCTGTCGATCATCTGGTAAGGGCGGCGGCTATGTATGCCCTTCTTCCGTTAAGGCTTTCACAATAG
- a CDS encoding carbohydrate ABC transporter permease, translating into MIVPTIQSLYLSFFRVSPFGDRLIFVGWYNFSKLFKSSDYIDSLVITLVFAVFVVLIGLTLGMLLSVLLNQKLKGLQVYRTLFIWTYAISPAVAGTIWALMFSPSSGPITFLLKAIFGANVNWMMDGKVALVAVIIAASWKMLGYNIIFFLSGLQTIPQELMEASAIDGASSLRRFFKITIPLLSPTTFFLLIMNTLYAFFQVFGLIDIMTKGGPGDATQVLVYKLYRDGFINLDTGFASAQSIVLFIFVAILTVVQFRFAEQKVFYG; encoded by the coding sequence TTGATTGTTCCAACTATTCAGTCGCTGTATTTGAGTTTCTTCAGGGTATCTCCTTTTGGTGACAGGCTGATATTCGTGGGCTGGTATAATTTCTCCAAGCTCTTCAAATCTTCAGATTACATTGACAGCCTCGTAATCACGCTTGTTTTTGCGGTTTTCGTCGTACTGATCGGTCTGACTCTGGGAATGTTGCTTTCAGTACTTCTCAATCAAAAGCTGAAGGGGCTGCAAGTATATCGAACTCTTTTCATCTGGACTTATGCGATTTCACCGGCCGTTGCGGGTACGATCTGGGCACTGATGTTCAGCCCTTCGAGCGGGCCGATCACGTTTTTGCTGAAGGCGATCTTCGGAGCAAACGTTAACTGGATGATGGATGGGAAAGTTGCCCTCGTTGCGGTAATCATTGCAGCTTCGTGGAAAATGCTCGGTTACAATATTATCTTTTTCCTGTCAGGACTCCAAACAATTCCTCAAGAATTGATGGAGGCTTCTGCAATAGATGGCGCATCGAGCCTTCGCAGATTCTTCAAGATCACTATTCCGTTGTTGTCGCCGACCACTTTCTTTCTGCTGATTATGAACACGCTGTACGCCTTTTTTCAGGTCTTCGGACTGATCGACATAATGACGAAGGGCGGCCCTGGCGACGCAACGCAAGTGCTGGTTTACAAGTTGTACAGAGACGGATTTATAAACCTCGATACCGGTTTCGCATCAGCGCAGTCAATAGTACTCTTCATTTTTGTTGCCATCTTGACGGTTGTGCAGTTCAGGTTTGCCGAGCAAAAGGTCTTCTATGGATGA
- a CDS encoding MFS transporter has translation MNLSILFFEALIYASLATKNLLSQYFDISGFSSTEIGILMAVLPVVSLVSSPLWFKISSGLGQNKIYYIVSLSSAVCIWPIFAASDFLTSLLFMILFSLFFSAVVPLGDSIIMTSIKKTGGRFDRVRLFGTIGFAATSLLLSTVVGISFFWLFAATSVVLAFSPIFLKKKSDASRTEATESSAGAGSLLQFSMMTIGMFFGITLNSFHNSFIAVFTRQNGMDPSVVGIVFAITALSEIPFLLVADRIIERIGSMKILLFGMAVIGVRMILVSFATNVYALYLVESLHGLTYILMYYSLFHFIHYGLSGRQQIFAQSVFWIVRSGLTFIVGSIGGGIIIDAFSVFFAFRFFGYVGLLSAIIMTIVYLSFRRSRSNSG, from the coding sequence TTGAATCTGAGTATTCTCTTCTTTGAAGCTCTAATTTATGCGAGCCTGGCGACTAAGAATCTGCTTAGTCAGTATTTCGATATCTCGGGTTTTTCCTCGACAGAAATCGGGATACTGATGGCGGTCCTACCGGTCGTCTCGCTAGTTTCCAGTCCTCTGTGGTTCAAAATCAGCTCTGGACTGGGTCAGAACAAAATCTATTATATCGTATCTCTCTCTTCAGCCGTATGCATCTGGCCGATCTTTGCAGCCAGTGATTTCCTGACGTCCCTGCTCTTCATGATCCTCTTCTCTCTTTTCTTTTCGGCAGTCGTTCCACTCGGTGATTCGATAATAATGACGAGTATCAAGAAGACCGGAGGCCGTTTTGATCGCGTGAGGCTTTTCGGCACGATAGGGTTTGCAGCTACATCTCTGTTGCTGAGCACTGTCGTCGGAATCAGTTTCTTCTGGTTATTTGCGGCCACATCCGTGGTTCTGGCCTTCTCACCGATATTTCTCAAGAAAAAGTCGGACGCATCGAGAACAGAAGCCACTGAAAGCTCTGCCGGTGCAGGTTCCCTTCTTCAGTTTTCTATGATGACTATCGGAATGTTCTTTGGTATTACGTTGAACTCCTTCCATAATTCCTTCATTGCGGTCTTCACAAGGCAGAACGGGATGGACCCTTCGGTCGTTGGAATTGTCTTCGCAATTACCGCTCTTTCTGAGATTCCCTTCCTGCTGGTCGCCGACAGGATAATCGAAAGAATTGGCAGTATGAAGATCCTGCTATTCGGTATGGCGGTAATTGGAGTCAGGATGATCCTCGTCTCCTTCGCGACGAACGTTTACGCGCTCTATTTGGTGGAGTCGTTGCACGGTTTAACGTATATTCTAATGTATTACTCGCTTTTTCACTTCATCCATTACGGGCTTTCTGGCAGGCAGCAAATTTTCGCTCAAAGTGTCTTCTGGATTGTAAGGTCGGGACTGACCTTCATCGTAGGATCAATAGGAGGGGGAATAATTATCGACGCATTCTCAGTCTTCTTTGCCTTCAGGTTCTTTGGATATGTCGGGCTCTTATCAGCAATCATTATGACGATCGTTTACTTATCGTTTCGAAGATCACGATCTAATTCTGGATGA
- a CDS encoding glycerophosphodiester phosphodiesterase family protein, whose protein sequence is MRVILKFTAIIVLLSISTALSATAEFDVQGHRGCRGLMPENTIAAFTHALELGVDTIELDTVVTKDGVVVINHEAYLNPQRTRKDGQFIREKILIKDLTYEELREFDIGRLSEPEDWPEQTQLDGQRVPSLKEVLSLVDEYNDSHGESVRVNIEIKHFPDRPSDTIDLKEHVHKVLEILLGEGFEELATIQSFNWEALKISKELEPSVQTAALVSKTNLDKSIWTAGLRLRNFGFDIGRMLASIGCSVISPSYSLMTDGWVESAHQSGLKIIPWTVNDLQEMERLIDLGVDGIITDYPDRLIELVSNR, encoded by the coding sequence ATGAGAGTTATCTTGAAATTCACGGCAATTATCGTTCTTCTTTCTATTTCAACGGCACTTTCAGCGACGGCAGAGTTTGATGTGCAGGGGCACCGCGGCTGCAGGGGTCTCATGCCCGAGAATACTATCGCCGCCTTCACGCACGCTCTAGAACTGGGTGTTGACACCATAGAGCTTGACACGGTAGTCACCAAGGACGGTGTCGTCGTGATCAATCATGAAGCCTATCTCAATCCACAGCGGACAAGAAAAGACGGGCAATTCATACGAGAAAAAATACTCATAAAGGACCTCACTTACGAAGAGCTTAGAGAGTTCGACATTGGAAGGCTTAGCGAACCGGAAGACTGGCCCGAGCAGACCCAGCTGGACGGCCAGCGCGTTCCATCACTGAAAGAAGTGCTTTCCCTGGTCGATGAATATAACGATTCACACGGAGAATCCGTTAGGGTAAACATTGAGATCAAACATTTTCCCGATAGGCCTTCAGACACAATCGACCTGAAAGAACATGTTCACAAAGTCCTGGAAATACTTTTGGGAGAAGGCTTTGAGGAGCTAGCGACAATACAGTCCTTCAACTGGGAGGCACTCAAGATTTCGAAGGAACTTGAACCCTCAGTTCAAACTGCCGCTCTTGTGTCGAAAACCAATCTGGACAAGTCAATCTGGACTGCAGGGCTTAGATTGAGGAACTTTGGATTCGACATCGGAAGAATGCTGGCCAGTATAGGTTGCAGCGTAATTTCACCCAGTTACTCGTTGATGACCGACGGCTGGGTGGAGAGCGCTCATCAATCCGGTTTGAAGATTATTCCGTGGACCGTCAATGATCTCCAGGAGATGGAAAGATTGATAGATCTCGGCGTTGACGGAATCATTACCGACTATCCTGATAGGCTTATTGAGCTGGTTTCGAACCGATAG
- a CDS encoding ABC transporter ATP-binding protein yields the protein MKTLEVRDLSSRIGNFDLGPIDLSVEKGEIVGLIGPSGCGKTLLLRTIAGLQEPLSGSVTINEEDVTFLEPHLRGLAFVFQDNALFPHMDTHDNIAFPLSVMKDREADAKVSKRAGELDGLSDYLDRWPKELPAGMKKLTAFARETVKKFNLIMLDEPFERLDKKIRIEMRSMIKRMLMALGESVLIVLNDPEDAMAIADRVFIMDSGVVLRQGSPTEIYDEPNSLFVMELFSTMGINRVGGRAFRPQDVELDDQGEEFNPEHCGPYDSKRIICNGKLGGEDVTLMLPIECRDMDSIFIRITRFFDL from the coding sequence ATGAAAACTCTCGAAGTGAGAGATCTCAGTAGCAGAATCGGAAATTTCGATCTCGGCCCTATCGACCTCTCTGTGGAAAAAGGAGAGATTGTTGGTCTAATAGGACCTTCCGGCTGCGGCAAAACGCTATTGTTAAGGACTATTGCCGGACTCCAAGAGCCGCTCTCTGGAAGTGTAACAATTAATGAGGAAGATGTGACCTTTCTGGAACCGCATCTAAGGGGACTCGCATTTGTGTTTCAGGATAACGCCTTGTTTCCTCATATGGATACTCACGATAACATTGCATTTCCTCTCTCGGTGATGAAGGACAGGGAGGCCGATGCCAAGGTCAGTAAAAGGGCAGGAGAGCTTGATGGCCTGTCTGACTACCTTGACCGCTGGCCTAAGGAACTTCCGGCAGGAATGAAGAAGCTCACAGCATTTGCGAGAGAAACGGTGAAGAAATTCAATTTAATAATGCTGGATGAACCATTCGAGAGACTCGACAAGAAGATCAGAATAGAGATGAGATCGATGATCAAGAGAATGCTGATGGCGCTTGGGGAGTCCGTTCTCATAGTGCTGAACGACCCGGAAGATGCAATGGCCATAGCAGATAGAGTCTTTATTATGGATAGCGGAGTCGTATTGAGACAAGGTTCTCCGACTGAGATCTATGATGAACCGAATTCTCTCTTTGTCATGGAGCTCTTCTCTACTATGGGAATAAACAGAGTTGGTGGGAGAGCATTCAGACCTCAGGACGTCGAACTTGACGACCAGGGCGAGGAGTTCAATCCAGAGCATTGCGGACCCTACGATTCGAAGCGAATCATCTGCAACGGGAAGTTAGGAGGAGAAGACGTCACGTTAATGCTGCCAATTGAGTGCAGGGACATGGACTCGATCTTCATTAGAATCACCAGGTTTTTCGATCTGTAA